Below is a genomic region from Desulfobacterales bacterium.
GAATCAAAGGAAAAAAACATGGATTTTGACGTGAAATGGATCGCCTGGGAGGTGACCCGGCGCTGCAATCTGCATTGCGTGCACTGCCGCTCATCCTCGGAACCGGAGATCCAGGGCCATCCCGACTTTTCCTTTGCCGAGGCCTGCCGGGTCCTTGACGATATCAGCTCCTATGCCCGGCCGGTGGTGGTGCTCTCCGGCGGCGAACCCCTGCTGCGCGACGACGTGTTCGACATTGCCGCCCACGGCGCGGACAAGGGGTTGCGGATGTGCCTGGCCACCAACGGCACCCTGGTCAACGATGCGATCTGCGCCAGGATAAAGACCGCCGGTATCCGGATGGTTTCCCTGAGCCTGGACGGCTCCACCGCTGAAATCCACGACAATTTCCGCAACCAGCCCGGGGCCTTTGCCGGAACGATCCGGGCGGCCGGGCTTTTCAAGAAGCACAACATCCCCTTTCTGATCAACTCTTCCTTTACCAGGCGCAACCAGGAAGATATCGCCGATATCTACCGGCTGGCCAAGGATCTGGGGGCCACGGCCTGGTACATGTTCATGATCGTGCCCACCGGACGGGGCCGGGAGATCATGGCCGAACTGATCTCCAGGGAGGAGTACGAAGAGATCCTGGAATGGCATTACCGGATGGAAAAGGAAGAGGATGAGCTGCTGGTCCGCCCCACCTGCGCCCCCCATTATTACCGGATCGTGCTGCAGAAGGCCAGGCAGGACAAGGAGAAGTTCAAACGGCGTTCGCTCAAGTTCTCCACCGGCGGGGCCAAGGGTTGCCTGGCCGGTCAGCTCATCTGCCTGCTCGACGTGGACGGCAATGTCCTGCCCTGCAGCTATTTCCCCATGGCGGCCGGCAATGTCCGCGAGCAGTCCTTCAGGGAGATCTGGGAAAACTCGAAACTGTTTCAGGACCTGCGGGATTTCAAGAGCTACAAGGGCCGTTGCGGTCAATGCGAATATCTCAACGTCTGCGGCGGCTGCCGGGCCAGGGCCTATGCGATGACCGGCGACTACCTGGCCGAGGAGCCGTTCTGCGGCTACCAGCCCATAAAAATGAAAAAACAACGCAACTGAGGCGCGATCAATGAACGATACCTTTCTCAAGGCCTGCCTGGGCGAAAAAACAGACTATACCCCGGTGTGGATGATGCGCCAGGCCGGACGCTATCTGCCCGACTACCAGCGGGTGCGCGGCAAGGTAAGCTTTCTCGAGCTGTGCAAGACCCCGGAGCTTGCCTGCCAGGTCACCCTGCAACCGGTGGATATCCTCGGGGTGGACGCGGCGATCCTGTTTTCCGATATCCTGATCCCCATGGAGGCGATGGGACTTACCCTGCGGTTCCTGGAAAAACGGGGTCCGGTCTTTCCGGACCCGGTCCGGAGCCGGGCCGCGGTGGACCGGTTGATCATCCCGGACCCGGATGATGAAACCGGTTTTGTGATGCAGACCATCCGCCTGCTGCGCCAGGAACTCAAGGTGCCCCTGATCGGCTTTTCCGGGGCCCCCTTTACCCTGGCCACCTACCTGATCGAGGGCGGCTCCTCCAAGTTCTTCTTTGAGACCAAGAAGATGATGTTCACCGAGCCGGAACTCTACCACCGGCTGCTGGACAAGATCACCGACTGCACCTCGCTCTATCTCAAGGCCCAGGCCGCGGCCGGGGCCCAGGCCCTGCAGATATTCGATTCCTGGGCCGGGGTCCTGGCGCCGGGCGACTTCGCCCGCTTCGCCCTGCCCTATGTGCAGCGGATCATCCGCGAACTGCGGCAGACAACCGATGTGCCGATCATCTACTTTGCCAACAACGGCGCCACCCTGCTCGAACTGTCCAAAACCTCGGGCGCCGACGTGCTCGGGCTTGACTGGCGGGTTGACATCGGTGCTGCCGCCGACCAGGTGGGCGACCAGGTGTCGCTCCAGGGCAACCTCGATCCCATTGCCCTGCTCCTGCCGGAAAGGGAGCTTGCGGCCCGGGTGGAGAAAATACTGGCCAACGGCCGCAAGGCCCGGGGCCATATCTGCAACCTCGGCCACGGCATCCAGCCCACCACCCCGCCGGAACAGGCAAAACTGTTCATTGACCTGGTACACGAACTGGGCGGAAAAACAAAGACCGAGTAGCCTTCACACCCCGTGAGTTGCCGTGGATGGAGATGACGGAACCAGAAACAGCGTACCCAGCCGGGACTTCTGCTTCCGGTTGATGGCCCGCTACGGGATGCTGGCCAACATCAGGGCCCACTCCATCCTGGTGGCCAGGATCGCCGAGGCACTCAGCCTCGACCTGGCCCGGGCCGGACTGAAGCTGACCCCGGAACTAGCCGTGGCCGGGGGACTGCTCCACGACATCGGCAAGACCCTCTGCCTCAATACCGGCCGCGACCACGCCAGGGTCGGCCGGGACATCTGCCTGGGCCACGACCTGGACACCATTGCCCCCATCGTGGCCGAGCATGTGATCCTCACCAACTATTCCGCCGAGCAGCCGATCACTGAAAAGGAGATCGTCTACTATGCCGATAAACGGGTCAACCATGACCAGGTGGTGAGCCTGGCCGACCGGCTGGCGTACATCATTGCCACCTATGGTCGCGACAACCCGCGGATCCAGTCGAAAATCAAGAAAAATTATATCCGCTGCCAGGAGCTTGAGGCCCGGATCTTTGCTCATCTTGACTTTCCGTGCCAATACCTGGCGGCCCGGGTCAAAAAACAGCCATGGGAAGAACCAGGTTATTTTTAACTTGCAAAGAATCGTGCTCCCTGTTAACCTCTTCCTCCACTGAGAATGATTCTCAAAAAGTAGAGCAACTTTATACTACTCTTGACAACCTTAATTCCGGAGGACCATGATGAACTCTTTAAAGGGAACACAGACCGAGAAAAACCTGCTCACCGCATTTGCCGGTGAGTCCCAGGCGCGCAACCGCTACACCTATTTTGCCTCCCAGGCCAAAAAGGAGGGCTATGTCCAGATCAGCGCCATCTTCGAGGAGACCGCCAACCAGGAAAAGGAGCATGCCAAGCGGCTGTTCAAGTTTCTGGAAGGCGGCGAGTTGGAGATTTCCGCCGCCTTTCCGGCCGGGGTCATCTCCACCACCCGGGACAACCTGACCGCATCGGCCGGGGGCGAGAATTACGAGTACAGCGAGATGTACCCGCGGTTTGCCGAGGTTGCGATGCAGGAGGGCTTCAAGGAGATCGCCTCGGTTTTCATGGCCATTGCCAAGGCTGAGCAGTATCATGAGGAACGCTACCTGACCCTGGCCGCCAACATCGAAACCGGCCGGGTGTTCAAGCGCGACGAGGAGCAGACCTGGCGGTGCCGCAACTGCGGCTACAACCACCAGGGCACGGAGGCCCCTGAGACCTGCCCGGCCTGCGCCCACGGCCAGGCCCATTTCGAGCTGGTTGACGACAACTTCTAGGCCGCTTCCCATTGCCGGAGTCTGACCGGATCCGCCTGCCCCGGTCCAATCCGGGGCAGGCAGTCCACCCCACTTTTCTTAACCTGAAAAACAGAGGAGAAGCCATGACAGAGATACTGCAGGTCTACAAGTGCGAGCTGTGCGGCAACATGGTCGAGTTGGTCCATACCGGGGCCGGCGAGCTGGTCTGTTGCGGCCAGCCCATGACCTTACTGGCCGAGAACAGCGTGGACGCGGCCCGGGAAAAGCATGTGCCAATGGTGACCGGGATCAAGGGCGGCTACAAGGTCAGCGTCGGCTCGGTGGCCCATCCGATGGAAGAGAAGCATTATATCGAATGGATCGAGCTGATTGCCGGTGATGTTGCCTATCGTCGATTTCTCAAGCCGGGCGATGCGCCGGAGGCAACATTCATGATCAACGCCGACACGGTTACCGCCCGGGAGTACTGCAACCTGCATCGGCTCTGGAAGAGCTGAGGAGTGAAATCATGCTGAGCGCAAAGATGACCGAGGCCTTTAACCGACAGATCAATGCCGAGTTCTTTTCAGGCTACCTCTACCTTTCCATGTCCGCCTTTTTCGAGTCCCGGGGGTTGAGCGGCTTTGCCGGCTGGATGCGCCAGCAGGCCCAGGAGGAACTCTTCCACGGGATGAAGATGTTTGATTTTGTCAACGAACGGGGCGGCCGTGCTGTAATGACCGCCATTGACCAGCCGGCCACGGAGTGGGATTCAGTCCCAGCGGTGTTTGCCGAGACCCTGGCCCATGAGCAAAAGGTCACCGGCCTGATCAACGACCTGGTCAACCTGGCCATGGACGAGCGGGACCATGCCTCGACCATCTTCCTGCAGTGGTTCGTATCCGAACAGGTGGAAGAAGAGGCCACTGCCGGGGGGATTGTCGACAAGCTCAGGTTGATCAACAACGACCCCAACGGGATATTCATGCTGGACCGGGAACTGGGCCAGCGGGTTTTCACCCTGCCCACGGGCAAGGAATAGCCCCGGCCCTGGACCTACATTCAAACCCGGATTTTTTCAAAAGGAGACCACAATGGCAACAACGGAAATCTTGAAAAACATCCACTGGGTCGGGGCGGTGGACTGGAACATCCGCGACTTTCACGGCTATTCCACGGAAAAAGGCACCACCTATAACGCCTACCTGATCAAGGACGAGAAGATCGCCCTGTTCGACACGGTCAAAAAGGAGCTGAAGGGCAATCTCATCCATCATCTGCGCAGCCTGGTCGAGCCCACTGCCATTGACTATATCATTGTCAACCACGTGGAGATGGACCATTCCGGCTGTCTGCCGGAGATCATCGACCTGGTCAAGCCGGAAAAAATCTTCTGCTCCCGGGCCGGCAAAAAGGCGCTGCTCGAACATTTCCACTGCCAGGACTGGCCCCTGGAAACGGTCAAGACCGGCGACTCGATCAGCCTGGGCTCCCGCACCGTCAGTTTCCTGGAGACCCGGATGCTCCACTGGCCGGACAGCATGATGTCATACATCCCCGAGGACAGGCTGCTGATCTCCAGCGACGCCTTTGGCCAGCACTGGGCCACTTCCGAACGGTTCAACGACGAGCTGGAGCCGGCCGAGCTGATGGGCCATGCGGCCAAGTACTATGCCAACATCCTGCTGCTCTTCGCGCCGCTGATCCAGAAACTGCTGGCCAAGGTCGCGGACATGGGGCTTGAGATCGAAATGATCGCCCCGGACCACGGGCTTATCTGGCGCACCGATCCGGGCCAAATCATCGCCGCCTATGAGAAATGGAGCCAACAGGAATGCCGGGACAAGGCGGTGATTATCTACGATTCCATGTGGAAGAGCACCGAAAAAATGGCCCGGGCGGTTTACAACGGCCTGGTGTCCGAGGGGATACATGTGCGGATGATGAACATGCATCATACCCATCGCAGCGACGTGATGACCGAGGTGCTGGACGCCAGGGCGATCATTTTCGGCTCCCCGACCCTGAACAACGGAATCCTGCCCAAGATGGCGGATATCATCACCTATATGAAGGGATTGAAGCCCAGGGGCCGGATCGGCGCGGCCTTTGGCTCCTACGGCTGGAGCGGCGAGGCGGTCAAGATCCTTACCACCGCCCTGGAGGAGATGCGGATCAAGGTGGCGGTCCCGGGGATCAGGATCAGAAACGTACCCGACCATGAGAGCCTGGTTCCCTGCGGCGAAATGGGCCGGGCAATAGCCGGGCTGATCAAGGAACAGACGTAAGAGTTCATCAGCACCCCATATTCGCACGATCAGGCCGGCTCACATAGGCAAACTATAGTTTCGCCACCCTGCTTGTACAAATCTGTGGCACTGATGCCCTCTTACAGCGCAGAGGTTTAACCAGATTGGTGCCCCTGGTGAACTATTACGAACAGACTTGCGGATGAAGGGCTTTCAACACCATGCGGATCATGCGGCATAAACAGCGGATCTTCCGGCTGCTCAGGGGTGATGACCTCGGGTTGCTGCTGGCCGAGCTTGAGCTGCTGGCCCCGGAACAGGTGTTGAACCCGCTGTTCTCCGGGATCTGCCGGGCCGAAGAGCACATCCGCTGGCAGGCGATCATTGCCATGGGCGCCACCGTGGCCCGGCTGGCCGACGCGGACATGGAGGCGGCCCGGGTGGTGATGCGACGTCTTATGTGGAGCTTAAACGATGAATCAGGCGGCATCGGCTGGGGCGCGGCCGAGTCCATGGCCGAGATCATGGCGATCCATGAGGGCCTGGCCGGAGAGTATGGCCACATGCAGGTGGCATACATGCGCGAGGACGGTAATTATCAGGAACTCGAAGCAATGCAGCAAGGGGTGATCTGGGGGGTGGGCCGGCTCACCCTGGCCCGGCCCGGGCTGATGAAAAAGTGGCGGGCCGCCCTTTATCTCCCGCCCTATCTGCAGAGCAGGGACGGCGCGGTGCGGGGTCTGGCCGCCTGGGCCCTGGGATTGCTCAAGGCCCGGCAGGCCGGGCCAATGATCAACAGACTTGTGGGCGACCAGCAGGAGGTACGCCTCTTTGTTGACCGGCAACTGAAAAAAACCACGGTGGATGAGCTGGCCCAGGGGGCACTGGCCCTCCTCTCATAACCGGAGAATCAAAAAGATCATGCCTGACACCCAGTTACCCGGCTTCCAGTATCTCGGCTTTCTCCAGTTCGATGTCCGGGCCGGCGACCTGAACAGCAACCTGGACCAGGTCCAACAGGGACTTGCCGGACTGGGCCGGACCGGTAACCAGCCGCCGGCCCTGGTGGCGCTGCCCGAACTCTGGAGTTCCGGCTTTGACTACCCCACCCTGCCGGCCCTGGCCCGGAAAACCCCGGAACTCCTGCGGGAACTCGAAAAACTGTCCGCTCAATATAAAATGATTCTGGCCGGCTCCCTGGCTGAAGAGGATCAGGGCCGATACTACAATACCCTATATATCACCGGCCCGACAGGCCGGCTGGGCAGCTATCGCAAGCAGCATCTCTTCGCCCCCATGGGCGAGGAGAGTTTTTTCACTCCAGGTACCGGATATGGCCCCATTGATACCCCGCACGGCCGGCTGGCATCACTGGTCTGCTATGATCTCCGCTTCCCGGAACTGGCCCGCGGCCAGGCAGCCCAGGGCGCCCTTTTCCTGGTGATCGCGGCCCAGTGGCCCCTGGCCCGGGTCGATCACTGGCAGACCCTGGTCCGGGCCCGGGCCATTGAGAACCA
It encodes:
- a CDS encoding radical SAM protein, with product MDFDVKWIAWEVTRRCNLHCVHCRSSSEPEIQGHPDFSFAEACRVLDDISSYARPVVVLSGGEPLLRDDVFDIAAHGADKGLRMCLATNGTLVNDAICARIKTAGIRMVSLSLDGSTAEIHDNFRNQPGAFAGTIRAAGLFKKHNIPFLINSSFTRRNQEDIADIYRLAKDLGATAWYMFMIVPTGRGREIMAELISREEYEEILEWHYRMEKEEDELLVRPTCAPHYYRIVLQKARQDKEKFKRRSLKFSTGGAKGCLAGQLICLLDVDGNVLPCSYFPMAAGNVREQSFREIWENSKLFQDLRDFKSYKGRCGQCEYLNVCGGCRARAYAMTGDYLAEEPFCGYQPIKMKKQRN
- the hemE gene encoding uroporphyrinogen decarboxylase, producing MNDTFLKACLGEKTDYTPVWMMRQAGRYLPDYQRVRGKVSFLELCKTPELACQVTLQPVDILGVDAAILFSDILIPMEAMGLTLRFLEKRGPVFPDPVRSRAAVDRLIIPDPDDETGFVMQTIRLLRQELKVPLIGFSGAPFTLATYLIEGGSSKFFFETKKMMFTEPELYHRLLDKITDCTSLYLKAQAAAGAQALQIFDSWAGVLAPGDFARFALPYVQRIIRELRQTTDVPIIYFANNGATLLELSKTSGADVLGLDWRVDIGAAADQVGDQVSLQGNLDPIALLLPERELAARVEKILANGRKARGHICNLGHGIQPTTPPEQAKLFIDLVHELGGKTKTE
- a CDS encoding HD domain-containing protein, producing MDGDDGTRNSVPSRDFCFRLMARYGMLANIRAHSILVARIAEALSLDLARAGLKLTPELAVAGGLLHDIGKTLCLNTGRDHARVGRDICLGHDLDTIAPIVAEHVILTNYSAEQPITEKEIVYYADKRVNHDQVVSLADRLAYIIATYGRDNPRIQSKIKKNYIRCQELEARIFAHLDFPCQYLAARVKKQPWEEPGYF
- a CDS encoding rubrerythrin family protein, which gives rise to MNSLKGTQTEKNLLTAFAGESQARNRYTYFASQAKKEGYVQISAIFEETANQEKEHAKRLFKFLEGGELEISAAFPAGVISTTRDNLTASAGGENYEYSEMYPRFAEVAMQEGFKEIASVFMAIAKAEQYHEERYLTLAANIETGRVFKRDEEQTWRCRNCGYNHQGTEAPETCPACAHGQAHFELVDDNF
- a CDS encoding desulfoferrodoxin — translated: MTEILQVYKCELCGNMVELVHTGAGELVCCGQPMTLLAENSVDAAREKHVPMVTGIKGGYKVSVGSVAHPMEEKHYIEWIELIAGDVAYRRFLKPGDAPEATFMINADTVTAREYCNLHRLWKS
- a CDS encoding ferritin — its product is MLSAKMTEAFNRQINAEFFSGYLYLSMSAFFESRGLSGFAGWMRQQAQEELFHGMKMFDFVNERGGRAVMTAIDQPATEWDSVPAVFAETLAHEQKVTGLINDLVNLAMDERDHASTIFLQWFVSEQVEEEATAGGIVDKLRLINNDPNGIFMLDRELGQRVFTLPTGKE
- a CDS encoding flavodoxin domain-containing protein encodes the protein MATTEILKNIHWVGAVDWNIRDFHGYSTEKGTTYNAYLIKDEKIALFDTVKKELKGNLIHHLRSLVEPTAIDYIIVNHVEMDHSGCLPEIIDLVKPEKIFCSRAGKKALLEHFHCQDWPLETVKTGDSISLGSRTVSFLETRMLHWPDSMMSYIPEDRLLISSDAFGQHWATSERFNDELEPAELMGHAAKYYANILLLFAPLIQKLLAKVADMGLEIEMIAPDHGLIWRTDPGQIIAAYEKWSQQECRDKAVIIYDSMWKSTEKMARAVYNGLVSEGIHVRMMNMHHTHRSDVMTEVLDARAIIFGSPTLNNGILPKMADIITYMKGLKPRGRIGAAFGSYGWSGEAVKILTTALEEMRIKVAVPGIRIRNVPDHESLVPCGEMGRAIAGLIKEQT
- a CDS encoding HEAT repeat domain-containing protein, with the translated sequence MRIMRHKQRIFRLLRGDDLGLLLAELELLAPEQVLNPLFSGICRAEEHIRWQAIIAMGATVARLADADMEAARVVMRRLMWSLNDESGGIGWGAAESMAEIMAIHEGLAGEYGHMQVAYMREDGNYQELEAMQQGVIWGVGRLTLARPGLMKKWRAALYLPPYLQSRDGAVRGLAAWALGLLKARQAGPMINRLVGDQQEVRLFVDRQLKKTTVDELAQGALALLS